GAACTGAGGTAGAAGCCTAACGGTTAAGGCTCCCAAGGAGGGCTTGGACAGCTAGGAGAGAGGGGTGCCCCCTCAGACAGCCAGGAGAGGGGTGTCGCCAAGAAGGAACAATAAAAAGGGTAGctaaatttatattgaatttccCGTCAAGATGCAAGCTTCCCAAAAGTGCACAAGGGTCATAGGATGTTTGATAGGACGTTTGAATAACTTGCTAcgtataaaattttcaaagcaatGCGCCATTTTTATGTCTTAACCTTCTAGGAACAGAAGACTCATAAGGCCCCTGATTTGAACTAATAGGCCAGAGGGTAAAGTAATAAAACTGAAGCAAATGTTATACCGTGAGACCAAAGACACAGTGAATGTAGTTAAGCTATGGTTAGTTGGTATAAACATGAGCAAGTATAAGAGGGTGTAAATTGATATTTTCCACCAATTTCAACGGAGTATAATTCAAATGCCGCTAAGCCACCTCTACCATGATACTATGATACAAGCAAACACTGCATATGATTCAGTAAGGAGAAAACTCTCAACAGTTTGTATTCTACTTAACTTATTGTACAACTTGCTAaactttgaaaattgaaatttatatagGAAAGGGAGAACAAAAACAGTAAACAAACAGGGAGAAAATAACAAACAATTTGCCAGGGCTCACAAAGAAAATCACAATATTCAATCTAGAAAATTAACTAACCCTTTTACACCCTCATGATGCTTTGTCCATCAGCTGAATCGGACTTAGAATATTAGCCTTGCTTGTCTCAACAATAGAACCGTTCATAACCATTTCCTCCAGCATGAAATGAGCCTTCTCTAAGTGGAACATGATATCTAGCTCACACTGCAATCAAATTTGATAAACAAAGAGCTATTGATGAGTAAAAGACACGAATATACAAATCCAGTCACTTTAAAGGGGTTTGAGACTAATACACATCTTCTTGGGGAAGAACTTACCACATTGCCAAAATGGCGGTCCATGGTTTCAACCAAGAGATGTATAAATTCCAATATTGCAAGCTCATTCTGCCACATTGAAGAATAAAAGGAGGataaaaatgaatataagtTGGCAAGCAATAAGCAAACTGGAAAATATATAAGCATGAATCAGGTCTTGTTCATATTAAAATACCAACTTCTAATACATTTTCTCTTCCATGTTCCCCCCaaaatcaagaacatataaGCTAGATGCTTAATTACGTCTTTATTACAATTAAGTCCAACAGGCCAGCAAGCACACAACCTGGACTTTGACCCAAATCCATCAAGCTCAACAGCTCTGTCTAGGACCAAGAAGTACTTGAGGGTGTCCTCGGATCTCCAGAGGTTACACTGTCTGACACCTCAAAGACCACACAGGACCCAAATTCTATTATGAGGCCACTCAAAACTCCCACCACCAACAAAAAGGCAACTCATAGCAAGCAGTAGGTTGCCCGATAGCATTAACAGCTTCCTCCAAAGCTAAGGAAGGATAGCACCCTAAACACTCTTTGCTCATCATACGCTCAGTTTCAGACACCAAATTATGCTTTAGATCGAGACCCAGAGACCAACCTCCGATGCCCTCTTACCCTTTCCCTCCTCCACAAGATTTCAACCATTAAGGCATCCACCTCTATCAAAGGACATCAAACAATTACCAACATGATCTCAgggtaaaaacaaaataaaagaaacggAACTTACTTCATCATTGTCAACTCCAACTAAGAAAAACAGCGAAGCGTAACGCCTGTATACAATTTTGTAATTCCGATGCTCAACAAATGAACACTGTCACGAATTTAAGCAAATTAATAACTGGAAATTAATAAATAGAGCATAAATTCTGAAGTAACTAAAATCCTACACTTAAATTCTatggaattaaaatttgaatattccAAATCCCTAACAAATCGCGAACAGACAAAATTCcaattagaaaaatatgaaacacggagtaaaaaaaaggaaaaacatagAAAGTAAATATTAAGAACCTGTTGCTCGTTGCGGGCTAAGCACTTGCGGACGATCTCGCCTTCGAGGGCACGTCGTTCTTCGAGGGTGAGCCATTCATAGTATTGGGCAAGACGAGTCTGCCCTTGCTTGTTCACCATTAATATGAATCTGATTCCCATCTGTttcgttttttttctttccttgtttCTCTTCCTGGATCTGAATCTCTATTTTCTCAAAGCCAAATTGACCACGTATTTTTGTTGCAGTTGTTGTGCTTAATGGAAAATTGCAGATTAGGACCAAATACTTTTCACGTTTTCATGCGCTaataatttcaactttttatgGGCCTCCGCCCcaggaaaaatatcataagcccgagcccgggcCGGTCtgcctatttttaaaataaacattaaaaaattatttttaaaataaaaataaaaaaataaaaaaaaatattttaaaagtattttaaaattaaaaaataaaaataaaaatatatatttattatattcgggccgggccaggcctgagccaaaaaagtggtgcccgaggcccggcttgttttttaaacgggcctcatttttttcccaaacccatatttcgggcctatatttttacccgaaccctcccatatttcgagcaggccgtcgggccgggccgggccgagccgcccggcccatggacaggtctactgTAGAGATGTTCAAGAATCAAACTATTCATTCAAGTCCAAAATCTCATCTGGCAAAATTTTTAAGTCTTTGACctgtttaaaatatgaacaaacCTTAGACTCCAATATTCATAACTCGAGCTTCGTTTGGGCTAACTCCTTTTAAGgttataatatgatatatattatttaatttatatcatattaaatATACTATgctgtaaaataaatattttaaaaaatatgttaaattatttttacttagaaatctaataaatgtatataataatggtaaatatatattactagatattaaatctaaaaattatatttaaaaataaaaaaattatgcgCGTGTTTGAACCAGCTTCgattaatcatttataaataCAGACAAGTTTGACCAAAATTTGAGTCTCATGTTCTAGATCGCACCAAGCTCAGgcaattataaatattatcgGTACCACGTATAGACCTAACTCAAACTAAATTCAATCCGACCCATGAATATTTCTACCAGTAAATCCGTAAACATAAAATACAATGAGATTTTGCTTTACTATAAGGTTGAGGTCTAATTTATCTAAATCGTGtatgaattttcaattcaaattttaatttaatttatgtttagacTCTATTATTATTGTACTTTATAATGgttgaatataattataattattaaaaaatattatttgtaattataattattattgtattaattttagaaaatatgatataaaaatataagtgatTGAAACTTAATATAAtgtaaattgttaatttatcaaaaaaaaattggtgaaTTGCAATAACAGGACAAAGCCGAACAACCAAAATGACTATAACTATACAAGAACAATATAAGAGGATAAGTATATGagattcaaatcaaaattattccGAAGTTcaaatttattgtataaaattacacaaaatcaaaattattgtataaaattatacattaaaccAAAGTTCATATGTAGTTTTGAAATCTATTCCAAATGCGAGGTATGCCTTGCATTTATCGAACTCTTTCCGAGCACTTAGAGAGATGATTGATGAGCAACCGAAGAATGGTCAAAACAGACTTGGCGTCATGACGACACAATGAAACCCCAAGATTAATGTGGCATCGATGTCGTGACGAGGAGAGCATGGACATTACAATGTTTTCCCAACTTATGCAACCGCGTTTTGACAGTCAAGCAGGACTATTTCTCTTAGTCAAACTTTGATCCACTCAGGATATTTTAGTCGTTTTAGCCCTTTAAACTTAGTCTATTTAAATGGGTCGTAcatatttgtttcaatttagacAATTAAAGATGTAGTAGTATAGGTCTTTTCTTTAAGGGCGATAAGATGTAGTTGCAGATGAGTTTTAGTAAGAGTTTTCGTGGTAGttattgagagaattttgtacatttaggtttattttttccGTATTGTACTCTCATTTGTTTACTCATctaatgaaaaactaaaatttcttttacccatgattttttatcctcttaaCTGAGGGTTTTCCACGTAAATTTATGTTCTTGATCTTCTCTATTTTTCTCTTTCGTTATTGATTCGAGTCGATGCATAACACCAAACAACGGTATGATAattctaaaaagtaaaaatttcaattcaaaataaataataacaatcattaataaataagtagaaaaaaaatgtacaatctatttcataataataaacTGCCAGGATCTTACACAAAATAAACCATTCAAGGTTTATGGAAGAAGAACACTGAGTAGCAGACTATTATATAACTGTGGGCTAACCATTACTGTTCgaagttttcattttcttttaatgtagttATATACATATCCAGAAGACAtgatgagtatatatatatatatatgaatacaaaggaatatgttttttttggtgaattacagTAACAAGGTAAAGCTCGAACAACCAACTGACTAACGCGACTCGAATCTAGACCACACCTGGGGCGGTGAACATTCTTAACCATCAGGTCATTCAatacaaaagaatattttaaaaatagatatatctGTAGTAAACATATATCTATATCCAACACTCAACTCGAATTCCGAGTGTTAGTGAGTTACCTTTTTGTCCAAACTCTTTTGGCTACCGTTTCCGTTACTCAACAAGTTGGTTGATGGTCTCAAAAAGCTGGGTTGATTTGTTGAAGAAAGAAGCCTTGCCCACATCCTATCTGTAATCACAACCTTGTTTTGTTTCTCGATAATTCGCTGCCCATAAAATCATCAAAGCATATTAATGACAGTGTTCAGTGGTTGCCTCCATAAACATTGATGACGCTATGAAATTGTTTTAAGAGCCAAAGAcgaaatataaattattggagtaaaatataattttaccattatactaatacataatttcatgaaaatttaaagGATTGAATGATAAATCTATTATTCTTGAGAGCCAAGTCTTAATTTTGTCTTCGTCCCTGAAACATGGACGTAAGTGTTTTCAAAGGAACAATAGAAAAGCTTAAGAAGCCTCGTGAACACAAGGACCGAAAGTGATATTAAGTTTTGatggattttaattaaaaaattcaaacattttggGGTTTAAtgtgaattttcaaaaatttagaggatttattctttttaattttataaaatcaatgatgatatttgaaatttttaaaacttttgtaatttaattagaatttttaaaaaatgagggacttaaataaaattttcaaaagttttaagggcttaataatagttttctaaatttttaagggTATGCAAAGAACCAAAATAACTGATAGATTTCTAAATGAAAATCTGGATTAAAACTCGATAAAAATACCACAAAAGCCTTTATATTAGAAGTCGATTGTAATTTATCCATTTACTAAAAAGTGAGTAAATTAGCCTATATagattagattaaagagtaaactagctgtttctattaaaatttcatctatttctacgGTTAAAAGCATATGAGTTACACATGACATATCATGTGTACCTTATTTTAACATATAGAGACTagttttaacattaaaattgatgaaatttttaacaggaaaattattttgctctttaatttaatataaatatactaatttgcatttttaataaactcctaataaaaaatttcataacacttttacttgattttaactcatttcaaattactcaaaatttgataCCAGTATcgtatattaatatgtatagcATGTTTGAACATGCCATGTATTTGCATCGAATACCaatattgagaaaaaaaaaattaagagtcAGAGCAGCAAAGTTGGAATTAACTCACGTTGAAAGGTATGTAAGTGTGCCTGCCATTGACAAGTCCGCTTGTAAAGCCAGTGTATCCCGCCATCGCTCCATGGACAGCACTTTGAGCCAGAAGTGTACAGTAAACATTATCCGATGCATTGCTTGGAACAGCACGAATCATATAAGTAGGATCTGCCCgaatacaaattattaaaaaaaaaaaaaaactttaataactTCTTCCAACAACacttacattttattggtaattatattttatatttgtcattcaaataataataaaaattagttttatacatcagatcaaaaataaattgatcatttttgttaaaaatttcatctatttttactgttaaaaactgacgTGATTAACGAAATAACTAGACAATATACCTCATGCCAACATACATGAGcaaatttttaacagtaaaaatgaatgaagtttttaaccaaaaaatctaatttactttttaatctacggtctaatttatcattttttagtagaaaaaaaaaatccgaTTATTAATACAATTACTTTTACCAAAACGAATCCTACTCTACTGACCTATATATTTGAGGTTTATGGGCATCTTTTGTTTTGAAAAGTGATCCTGAAAAAATGACGGTCCCAAGCCAATGAGTGAAGTTTCATATATCACGAGTATTAGACATGGATTAACATTTCAACGTATTGCAATCTCAAAAGATTTGGATAATTGATAATCGAGTTGGTAGCATATAGTAATACCTTGATACTTTGTGATATCCATAGCCCAACATCCTGGAGAAGCTTGTTTCCTGAAGCATCTGTCGTGGATTGAATGCTTTGGGAAAGTAGTTCCTGGCCTGCACCTTCTGCAATCACAATGAccatatgctcatcttctttaAGTCGTTTCTCAATGTATTCAAAAAGCCCTCCAGGTCCTTCAAGATAAAAAGGTGACTCTGGGATCAAGCAACAATCCACATCTCGGCTTGCTAATGTCGCATACATTGCAATAAAACCTGCCCATATTAGTTGGTTTAGACATTAGGTTACTCCGTCACGAATTAAGACATGAGTCTGAAGATATAATATTTCAAGAAATATAGAATAacaataatttgataaaaaatccTTCtagtttctttcaattttttaattgagtAAATTGGTCCCTTTCCAAAAAAATCAgagtaatttaatcattaacaattttgaaagttagCAGCTACGGATAATTAATCACGGCGTTAATGTTTTCCATCTATTGTACattattttgattggtataataacaaatttagccctcaaaatttaaatgttctgtcaatttgatcctaatttaacaaatttatccccGCAACATTTGTGTAAATGTGTAGGTTGAATTTGTTGAACCTTTTACAATTAAggccaaaatgacaaaatatgtaaacatcgaaggctaaaatttttattatatcaattaaaattatatacaattgaCGGAACACATTAACGCCATAATTAATTGTCTTTAAGAATTTGACCGCGATCAAattgctttaaattttttggggTTGGAGAGATCtttttacctaataatttcaACATACTTATATCATACAAATGCTTTATATTCAAGTCTCACACTTAAATCCAAGTAACATAGTTTTCAAGACAACAAATGCCATAATAAAGTTATAACCATGGTCATTGGTGTTAGAAAAACTTGTGTTgcaagtaataaaataaaataaaaatatttagataaatactCGAGGTATGAAACACTTTCCTTTTAGGGGTTTTTAAGTTTGCTTCTAGGATGCAACAAGTAATAACAacgaaaaaaaacataaaagaaagtGTCACTTAGTACATAACTTATGACACAAGTTATGTTTTTTCATAATATAACAATTTCCTAAAAAATTGTTTcttcattttgaaacttttctgaaaatgttatgttatttgaataaattagttcggatgtaaataaaatgattattatttatGCTCAAGTGccaatttttatcataaatatcTACGCATAAAGCGTAATAAGTAAAGGTTAGACACCCAATTCAATTacccaaattataaaaaattatttatttaaatttttatatattttataattgttagtaacttgaaattttaacattgcAAACTATTAATAGCtgaaattaatctaaatcaatGATTAAACTGAAAATCGATTCAAGCTCCAAAAACCATGGTTGTAACTCTCTCACTCGTTTGTTGCAATGCACGATTTAACACTTCAAAAGCGAGACAGAAAGAGAAACTTACCACTGTAGCGGCCCATTAGCTTCACAAGCCCAATACAATTCTCGAAACTTTCAGATTCAACATGAGCTGCGTTAATGGCACGTTGAGCCTCCTCAACTGCAGTGTCGAAGCCAAACGACTTGTCGATAACCTGTCTCGTGCgacaaaatgaaacaaagttTCAAGATTGTGTAATAACCAAAAGAACCAAGGTTGTAATTCGAAACAGGCTTGTGGTTAAAACTATCCGGGTAAACTACGTCATTAGACATTAAATTATGGGCGAGTTTTGTTTtgatcactgaactattcaaaagttctCATTTAAGTAATTGGACTATTAAAATCAATGCTATATGGTTAAAACAGTTTTTTTCTCCGATCTTCGACACTGATCGTTAGATCGACTTGAAtataaggtatgttcttctactcatctAATGTAGCAATTACCGAATCATCATTTGGAGTTTGTTGGcgagactttaaaaaaaaaaaacttaataaaccagtgacttaaatgataacttttgaatagtttagtgacttaaatgaaaacttttgaataatttaatgatcaaattgtaattcttttagttaaatgaccaaaacgaaaactcaccaataatttaattactaatagtgaatttaccaaaaaaaattaatcaactcaaTTGGATTTACCGGAATGTCATTGTCAATAGTTTTAGGGATACCGGCAACTGAAACTTTGAGACCACGCCTTCTAATTTCCTGTAGAGTTtggaacaaattttttttaataagcaCAAACTCGCATTGCAAATCAATATTCTATTTCctattaaagatattttatatagctttatttattttattttttgagataTTGCATTCAACTCATGTCTCAAATGCATATTCTAGTGATGTGATTTCAAAACTcttcaaaacacattaaaaaaaactttgaaaattttttaacacgTCCATATTGACAATTAatcaaagataataataataataaaatttgacctCGAATATAAGAGCTGCACCTCTTTGAGTTCCATCTCCTCCGATAATGTAAACCTGAAAATATCAAATGTATCAAGGTTAGACCTCTTGATATGTTGATCATATAATTCTTGTACTCTTcctaaatttagaatttaatctatttttattttcaaaatttaactcttttatttttaagatttcaaattttattttcaattgttaatacaattaaaatttttcattaaatttattgatgtgacattttgaaattaaaataagaaactCACTCATAAACCATGTAACCAAAAATTAACGTTGTAATGAATCtaaatttaacaatgttaacagtggaacttaaattttaaaaattgaaaagtaaagggattgaattctgaaaataaaaatataaagactacatttcaaatttaaaaagagtATATTggcttgtgacatattttaaccatccCATAATCATATAAAAGTATGggactaattttttttttttttacttttacacAAACCTGATTAATCCCACGATCCTGAATACTATCAACAATTTTTGAGGTATCATGTCCACCTCGTGATGTCCCAAGGATAGTTCCACCACGTTTATGTATATCATTAACAACCTTGGGATTTAAATACACTGTATTTTTTGCATAAAACCCCTTGTATCCTCCCTGCAAATGCATTAAACTCGTTAATTGCATCTGagtttgaatgaataaatttttatttgtctaatacttattttaaaatttgtatttgattttgtttattaagaattttaattttttaaacttagtatatttaaaattatatatatttatgtttaattaaattaaataaacttgtttataaatatgaataaccTCGAGGTCTAACTCTGTATTTTTAGCATAAAATCCCTTGTATCCTCCTGCAAATGCATTAAACTCGTTAATTATTAATACACCACTTTATACTATTTTGAAAAGATTATTTATGAGGCtcatatttgttaaaaattttaaatttgtgtttaactttttaaaagtaatttgtgtttaatctcgtttcattaaaattatttatttatgtctatttatttaaattaaattaactaaaattttaatgattaaacgAAAGtattcataaacataaaatctAACATGCCCtcgaaaatgaaaaacaatgtaaacaacaaacaaacctaaattgatttaaactaacaaacaaataaatatgtttaaatctaaactgatttaaatataataagttttaacagctatgttataaataaaataaagcacaaataataaaaataatattactatttatattataatagaacaaaaaataaattttaaaataattttgtaaataaatttttaaaaattcattaacgAATTTATTCGATACTAAATGATTGCTTACATCGATCCCCAATACTTTCTTTACACCGTACATGTGGTGCAAGCCACATACAATCTCTCTAACCACAGTGTTGAGTCCAGGGCAAAGACCGCCACACGTTACAATACATGCATGAACGTCATCAGAATGAAAATATACCTACATAACCATTAAATATCCACCACGTTATAATAAAAACACACATCAAACTTCAGAGTTTCATTAATCCATATCTAATTCAATCATtacgtaaatattaaaataagcggttttttacttaaataatataaaataaacaatttataacttaaataatatatacccaatatcatttatcaaaatagaatGGATTGAATAGTGTTATGAATAGGGATTTAACGCCAAATCAACACTATTGGTGGCAATTTGGGATGACACAAAAATATGTTCTCCACCAAGAATGTTGATTTGGGTAATAGAGCATGTAATGAGATTAGGCCTGGTTATGGATAAAATTGGGTCAGGTGAAAGTCAAATTTTAGGTCTTTTCTAGGCTTGGATCGATTTTAATAatcagtttaaaattttgtctaatttTGACTAGATAAAAAGTGttaaattcaaacttaataCGGTTCattcgtattaaaattttcatataaaaataaatttaaaaacataatacatcaaacacattaaaatattaaaataaatatttttcaacacattaaaaatacattaaaaaatctttatacttaaataatactaaaatacttgcaacttagcaagcaacctccaaaatagtagtaaaattaataataaaataagagtaatATAATATCTAAccaataacaataaaacaatagcaatataataataaaatgatagcaaaacgacagtaaaacaataaaaaaaatgacaacAAAACAATATATGAGAAAAAATTTTAGGCACATTCGGGCCGGGCAAAAGAACTTACCCAAGGTTTAgctcatttaaaaaatagatcttattttttatccaaatttatttttcaaatctatattttttctcaaacccttcaattttttaagCAAACTTTCGAATTTGGACATGGTAGTCGATAAGAGAAGCAAAGATTCTCTACCTCAAGTCCTCGTCACCAACTATTGGTGGTGATTTGGGCTGCCCAAGATGCATAGAATCTTGGTGCACCTGGCGGGAACATGTTTTGTCTCCGCCGATTCCTTGGTGGCTGGCCATTCCCCACATCGTCACAAATGAGTTCAATTTAACGTCAAACTCATATCCCTTCCCCATAACACTATTTGATTCTTTTCTGTTAAAGTTCGTAtgattttatattcaaattagaTCTTTCCGATTTCTACATCCAATTAATCTTTAAGAAAAGGCTTATGGTAAGTTTAAACACACGCTTTCGTCCaacaaaaaaaaggtttaaacaCACACCTTTTGACGTGCTCCAGCTCGTCGGAAATGAATTCCTTTTGGATCATCCTTGTGAACTACAACCTATAAAGATGAAAATAAGCATTGATTATATTAAACTGAGAAGAAACAAATGCTtagcaaaattttgaaaagatgtACATAAACTATAAAGGAAGGACGGCTAACCTTTTGAGGGACGCTATCATCAACGTGAACAAAATATTGCCtagtgaaatttaaaaaattcgaTCAAATTAATACTAATTTAGCAAACATTTCAACAATCGATGTAAAAAAAATAGCTCTAAAGTTGAAGCTTACTTAACAACAGAGTATGCCGGATTGTCTTGCAACAGATTAGGATAAGTCTGTcattaaaaaaagtcaaaaatcaaatcagatttttaaaaattgaaactaattcACTCATTTTCGAtcaatcaattgaaaaaaaaaagaaaaaagaaaaacgatCTTGAATTCGAGAGAAATGGAAAACGAGGCTTTCGAATCAAGAGAAACTATGAATGCCTGCAAATTATACGTAGAAATGCCTTACAGGAAGATCAGGAATATAATCAGTTAAGTGAGGAACATCTTCAAGTACATAACCGCCGGGACCGTCGACGATCTTAGGCTTTGAAATCTCAGGCAAAGCAGGGGAAGCCATCGTGTAGCACTAGCGGGAACTCCTCGAACGACAACCGTAACCttaaaccaaaaagaaatgTACTGAtcaactttttctttctcaaattaaAGATCCAAAATACAAATCAAAGGCACTGAAAAGCGGCGATTTATTCTCACAAATATGGAATATAATTATCTGCACGAGCCCAAAGCTCCATTCCATATTTGGAGagttttttattagtttagctAGGAATGGTAAAGAAATCCCAgagcatatttactaaaatattcttatattaattttataattatttatgacatatattttaattttataaatatgtattatatatttcattataattGG
The nucleotide sequence above comes from Gossypium raimondii isolate GPD5lz chromosome 13, ASM2569854v1, whole genome shotgun sequence. Encoded proteins:
- the LOC105783108 gene encoding AP-4 complex subunit sigma, with protein sequence MGIRFILMVNKQGQTRLAQYYEWLTLEERRALEGEIVRKCLARNEQQCSFVEHRNYKIVYRRYASLFFLVGVDNDENELAILEFIHLLVETMDRHFGNVCELDIMFHLEKAHFMLEEMVMNGSIVETSKANILSPIQLMDKAS
- the LOC105783109 gene encoding ATP-dependent 6-phosphofructokinase 3, whose amino-acid sequence is MASPALPEISKPKIVDGPGGYVLEDVPHLTDYIPDLPTYPNLLQDNPAYSVVKQYFVHVDDSVPQKVVVHKDDPKGIHFRRAGARQKVYFHSDDVHACIVTCGGLCPGLNTVVREIVCGLHHMYGVKKVLGIDGGYKGFYAKNTVYLNPKVVNDIHKRGGTILGTSRGGHDTSKIVDSIQDRGINQVYIIGGDGTQRGAALIFEEIRRRGLKVSVAGIPKTIDNDIPVIDKSFGFDTAVEEAQRAINAAHVESESFENCIGLVKLMGRYSGFIAMYATLASRDVDCCLIPESPFYLEGPGGLFEYIEKRLKEDEHMVIVIAEGAGQELLSQSIQSTTDASGNKLLQDVGLWISQSIKDHFSKQKMPINLKYIDPTYMIRAVPSNASDNVYCTLLAQSAVHGAMAGYTGFTSGLVNGRHTYIPFNRIIEKQNKVVITDRMWARLLSSTNQPSFLRPSTNLLSNGNGSQKSLDKKVKDLKILPDEILDLNE